A genomic window from Planococcus rifietoensis includes:
- a CDS encoding MerR family transcriptional regulator — MYNIKAAAKILDMPKVTIRSWETRYNAITPARTESGHRLYSDQNLEDLKWLKIQVQENGMKISEAVKKLHSSRKQFYHPEVTDSQEPIEYAKQIEELYQAAVEIDIDRFNYLLDLKFSLFHHQTVFFHIIAPLMVRIGAEWENGQISVAHEHMITNIIQQRFNQFFRVFPVAPHLPKVLALSPSGEHHQLGLLLFSLFLRENGFHVVYTGPDTPLEGLAEMVAKQDFKLVCMSVMTPKSRPVAEQYIKELSDTIPGLHFLLGGQGIDCDDEKINRYCIGTTLESWQQWLDEFKTAQIS; from the coding sequence ATGTACAATATCAAAGCTGCAGCCAAAATACTCGACATGCCCAAAGTGACCATCCGTTCCTGGGAGACGCGCTATAATGCCATCACGCCTGCGCGCACAGAATCGGGTCATCGCCTGTATTCCGATCAAAACTTAGAGGATTTGAAATGGCTGAAAATCCAAGTTCAGGAAAACGGCATGAAAATCAGTGAAGCTGTGAAAAAACTGCACAGTTCAAGGAAACAATTCTATCATCCAGAAGTCACCGATTCACAGGAACCTATTGAGTATGCCAAGCAAATTGAAGAGCTGTACCAGGCCGCTGTAGAAATAGACATTGACCGTTTTAATTATTTACTCGATTTGAAGTTCTCGCTATTCCACCATCAGACCGTCTTCTTCCATATCATCGCGCCGCTCATGGTGAGGATCGGTGCGGAATGGGAAAATGGCCAGATCAGCGTCGCACACGAACACATGATCACCAATATCATCCAGCAGCGTTTCAACCAGTTTTTCCGTGTCTTCCCGGTAGCGCCCCATTTGCCGAAAGTACTGGCGCTTAGCCCGAGCGGCGAGCATCATCAGCTCGGCTTGTTATTGTTCTCGCTGTTCTTGCGTGAAAACGGCTTCCACGTCGTCTATACGGGACCGGATACACCGCTTGAGGGACTTGCAGAAATGGTGGCCAAACAAGACTTTAAACTGGTGTGCATGTCTGTTATGACGCCAAAAAGCCGCCCAGTTGCCGAACAATACATTAAAGAACTTTCTGACACCATCCCTGGCCTTCACTTTCTGCTCGGGGGCCAAGGCATCGATTGCGATGACGAAAAAATCAACCGTTATTGCATCGGCACCACACTTGAATCCTGGCAGCAATGGCTCGACGAATTCAAGACAGCCCAGATCTCATAA
- a CDS encoding LytTR family DNA-binding domain-containing protein, with translation MEKITPGPLLDVMGELFSDEVSIAVSNMEEYTYYRPSKRIDLKIKAGDKVREGTIAHKALTTGQKASEFINREVFGVPYHGMAVPFEEDGALAGCVMAIYPAYTEGKSVVTVKSPDGWKPIPFTDVRYLEVKDRKTHVHAADFSGTNKNSLQEFEYLLPRDSFIRCHRSFIVNVHHIEEIHPDTHSTFVLAMDNGDRLPVSQSYSSYFRKLLGF, from the coding sequence ATGGAAAAAATTACACCCGGCCCGCTATTGGATGTGATGGGGGAGCTATTCTCCGATGAAGTCTCGATAGCGGTCTCTAATATGGAAGAATATACTTATTATCGCCCGAGCAAACGCATTGATTTGAAGATCAAGGCAGGGGATAAAGTGCGTGAAGGCACCATCGCCCATAAAGCGCTGACAACCGGCCAAAAAGCGTCGGAATTCATCAACCGCGAAGTGTTCGGAGTGCCGTATCACGGCATGGCGGTGCCATTTGAAGAAGATGGCGCACTCGCGGGCTGTGTCATGGCGATCTATCCGGCTTATACAGAAGGGAAATCGGTCGTGACGGTGAAAAGCCCTGATGGCTGGAAGCCGATTCCATTCACCGATGTGCGCTACCTTGAAGTGAAGGACCGAAAAACCCATGTCCACGCTGCAGATTTTTCCGGAACGAATAAAAACTCCTTGCAGGAATTCGAATATTTGCTGCCGAGAGATTCATTCATCCGCTGCCACCGGTCGTTTATTGTCAACGTCCACCATATTGAAGAAATTCATCCCGATACCCATTCCACATTCGTGCTAGCAATGGATAATGGAGACCGTTTGCCCGTCAGCCAATCGTATTCCAGCTATTTTCGTAAATTACTCGGCTTCTGA
- a CDS encoding MFS transporter translates to MSKDQRKKILILMINMFIAIASFGIIIPILPSYLVSINQGGMAAGLMIAIFAAAQFLFSPIAGKWADQYGRRIMIIWGLAGLTLSMFIFYASDFIWVLYFSRVIGGIGAAMLVPAIFAYIADITTFDQRAKGTSLVSAAMSLGIVIGPGIGGFLADYSLKLPFLVSALVSLAAVLFSVFVLKDSDAEKADPDLALTMTQSESMFKKIARSTSVPYFLPLVITLVMSFGLLAYESVLGLYLDNQFNSTAKDIAFMITATGTVSVIVQLFVVDRIVSRFGEIGVLIAFLGVAAGGFLASLFASSYVMFFGVSLIIFLATSILRPVLNTLISKLAEGEVGFAMGMNNAYMSIGNVMGPLLAGILFDINIIFPFILGLLLLLATLVITAGWQRSRSAKQARAVEQ, encoded by the coding sequence ATGTCCAAAGACCAACGCAAAAAGATCCTGATTTTGATGATCAATATGTTCATCGCCATCGCCAGTTTCGGCATCATCATCCCGATTTTGCCGTCATATCTCGTTTCCATCAATCAAGGCGGCATGGCAGCCGGCTTGATGATCGCCATCTTCGCCGCTGCCCAGTTCCTCTTCTCGCCGATCGCCGGCAAATGGGCCGATCAATACGGGCGCCGCATCATGATCATCTGGGGCCTTGCGGGGCTCACTTTATCGATGTTCATTTTCTATGCTTCCGATTTTATTTGGGTGCTGTATTTCTCCCGCGTCATCGGGGGAATCGGCGCGGCCATGCTGGTACCGGCCATTTTTGCATACATCGCTGACATCACGACTTTCGACCAGCGTGCAAAAGGCACAAGCCTGGTATCTGCGGCGATGTCACTCGGCATCGTGATCGGGCCGGGAATCGGCGGCTTCCTTGCCGATTACAGCTTAAAGCTGCCGTTTCTCGTGTCAGCGCTCGTGTCGCTCGCAGCGGTGCTGTTTTCCGTTTTTGTCCTGAAAGACAGCGACGCCGAAAAAGCGGATCCAGATCTCGCTTTGACGATGACGCAATCCGAATCGATGTTCAAAAAAATTGCCCGTTCGACTTCGGTTCCTTACTTTTTGCCGCTGGTCATCACGCTGGTCATGAGTTTCGGCTTGCTTGCCTATGAATCCGTTCTCGGGCTTTATCTCGACAATCAATTCAATTCCACTGCGAAAGATATTGCGTTCATGATTACCGCTACCGGTACGGTCAGCGTCATCGTGCAATTGTTCGTCGTTGACCGCATCGTCTCGCGCTTCGGGGAAATCGGCGTCTTAATCGCTTTCCTTGGCGTCGCAGCTGGCGGCTTTCTCGCATCGCTATTTGCAAGCAGTTATGTCATGTTCTTCGGGGTATCGCTGATTATCTTCCTCGCGACTTCGATTTTGCGCCCGGTATTGAATACATTGATCTCAAAACTCGCAGAAGGCGAAGTCGGCTTCGCGATGGGCATGAACAATGCCTATATGAGCATCGGCAACGTTATGGGCCCGCTTCTCGCCGGCATTCTGTTCGACATCAATATCATTTTCCCGTTCATTCTCGGCCTCTTGCTGCTATTGGCAACACTCGTCATCACAGCAGGCTGGCAGCGTTCAAGATCCGCTAAGCAGGCACGCGCCGTCGAACAATGA
- a CDS encoding ABC transporter substrate-binding protein, which produces MKKMYTVSAAFLASSLFLTGCAGFQTGNGNDSSTENEDGKVVLDFWTFWGSEIRRPVIEKIITDFNESQDEIEVQHTYLPWGDIWTKELAAIAAGDPPDVVINDINTTALRGEQNQAMNLAEFLSEDDISGQFYPELWDATLYEGDSYGIPFNTDTRVLFYNKDAFEEAGLDPEQPPTTWAELEEYAAKLDVKNGDDYERIGFYPLWGINYDVWMLNANGHNFINEENDVLIDTETNLETLEWLKGWKDKYGDDVINSYKAQIDSQQGNPFFNGSLGMYVSAPTFYTQIRDYADDLNFGVAKLPEMEPGNGPTSWGGGFVAEIPAGASNPEASYEFIKYLTGAEAQEYWAVQNFDSVANIEAAENAAQSEEFTEDGTMVYSMATEYMSDTLLTPVPVSAPDFMGSVNPKIDEVFLGSKTPKQALEEAQADVESLIEKNTRE; this is translated from the coding sequence ATGAAAAAAATGTACACCGTATCCGCTGCCTTTTTAGCCTCCTCATTATTTCTTACAGGATGCGCGGGATTTCAAACCGGCAATGGCAACGATAGCTCTACGGAAAACGAAGATGGTAAAGTCGTTCTCGATTTCTGGACCTTCTGGGGCTCCGAAATCCGCCGTCCCGTCATCGAAAAAATCATTACCGATTTCAACGAATCCCAGGATGAAATCGAAGTTCAGCATACTTACCTTCCTTGGGGAGACATTTGGACGAAAGAACTCGCAGCGATTGCAGCTGGCGACCCGCCTGATGTAGTCATCAATGACATCAACACGACCGCTCTCCGAGGAGAACAGAACCAGGCGATGAACCTGGCTGAGTTCTTATCAGAAGACGATATTTCAGGCCAGTTCTATCCGGAACTATGGGATGCCACACTTTACGAAGGCGATTCTTACGGCATACCGTTCAACACCGATACGCGGGTGCTGTTTTACAACAAAGATGCGTTTGAAGAGGCTGGGCTAGACCCTGAACAGCCCCCAACTACTTGGGCGGAACTTGAAGAATATGCAGCAAAGCTCGACGTAAAAAACGGCGATGACTACGAACGCATCGGGTTTTATCCATTATGGGGCATCAATTACGACGTCTGGATGCTGAATGCCAATGGCCACAACTTCATCAATGAAGAAAATGACGTCTTGATCGACACCGAAACCAATCTTGAAACGCTCGAATGGCTGAAAGGCTGGAAAGATAAATACGGCGACGATGTCATTAATTCCTATAAAGCTCAAATTGACAGCCAGCAAGGCAATCCGTTCTTCAACGGCAGCCTCGGCATGTACGTTAGCGCACCAACTTTCTACACACAAATTCGCGATTATGCAGATGACTTGAACTTCGGTGTCGCAAAATTGCCGGAAATGGAACCAGGCAACGGCCCTACGAGCTGGGGCGGCGGATTTGTCGCCGAGATTCCAGCCGGCGCTTCGAACCCTGAAGCTTCTTATGAATTCATCAAATACTTGACGGGCGCTGAAGCCCAAGAATATTGGGCGGTCCAGAACTTCGACAGCGTCGCCAATATCGAAGCCGCTGAAAACGCAGCACAGTCCGAAGAATTTACGGAAGATGGCACCATGGTCTACAGCATGGCAACTGAATATATGAGCGATACTCTCCTTACACCGGTGCCGGTATCTGCCCCTGACTTCATGGGCAGCGTCAATCCGAAAATCGATGAAGTATTCCTTGGTTCGAAAACGCCAAAACAAGCGCTTGAAGAAGCACAGGCAGACGTCGAATCATTGATCGAAAAAAATACACGCGAGTAA
- a CDS encoding carbohydrate ABC transporter permease has protein sequence MLKLINFVLLAAGSLMILSPLWWMFSTSLKTMAEVMSFPPTFFPESWNWSNYIRTWEAAPFTQYTINTLVITTLVVIGNVLSNSFIAYGFAKIPFRGRNVLFAIVLATMMIPGFVTLIPQYVLFAKLGWVNTYYPLIVPAFFGSAFNIFLLRQFYMTIPNELIEAAKMEGASHFYIWRKIGLPLTKPAIATVAIFSFNGAWNDFLGPLLYLNDENLYTLQIGLQVFKGQLNTQWNYLMAGSLLVLLPVIIIFFFFQKYFIQGINLQSGGK, from the coding sequence ATGCTGAAACTCATTAATTTCGTGTTGCTTGCAGCAGGAAGCTTGATGATTTTATCGCCCTTATGGTGGATGTTCTCGACTTCCCTGAAGACAATGGCTGAAGTGATGTCATTCCCGCCCACTTTCTTTCCGGAATCCTGGAATTGGTCCAATTACATCCGGACCTGGGAAGCGGCACCGTTTACCCAGTACACGATCAATACGCTCGTCATCACCACCTTGGTCGTTATTGGCAATGTCTTGTCGAACTCGTTTATCGCATATGGTTTTGCCAAAATTCCGTTCCGTGGGCGCAATGTGCTGTTTGCGATTGTGCTGGCGACGATGATGATCCCGGGATTCGTTACCTTGATTCCGCAGTACGTCTTGTTCGCCAAGCTCGGCTGGGTGAACACCTATTATCCTTTGATCGTGCCGGCCTTTTTCGGCAGCGCGTTCAACATCTTCCTATTGCGGCAATTCTACATGACGATTCCGAATGAATTGATTGAAGCAGCGAAGATGGAAGGCGCCAGCCATTTTTATATTTGGCGCAAGATTGGCTTGCCGCTCACCAAGCCGGCAATCGCCACTGTTGCTATTTTTTCATTCAACGGTGCTTGGAACGACTTTCTTGGCCCGCTGCTCTATTTGAACGACGAGAACCTGTATACCTTGCAAATCGGCTTGCAGGTCTTTAAAGGGCAGCTCAATACCCAATGGAACTACCTGATGGCCGGCTCATTGCTCGTCTTGCTGCCAGTCATTATCATTTTCTTCTTTTTCCAGAAGTATTTTATTCAAGGCATCAATTTACAGTCTGGCGGAAAATAA
- a CDS encoding acetyl-CoA hydrolase/transferase family protein has protein sequence MEKKLERIKAAELQDRVVTAQEAAAWIQDGMTLGLSGFTRAGDVKAVPYALVERAETESFKVNVFTGASLGSDIDRLFAEAGIVNKRLPFQAEPAMRKAINAGDMYFVDHHLSHTAEWIRSGVIEPIDFAIVEALSITEDGMIIPTTSVGNSSVFVKHAKNIIVEINAAQPELFEGIHDIYDTGKQGERDPIPLTSVDQRIGTKGIPVDMERVRGIVFTHQEDSPSNIVAPDEDTKIMADHLLNFFRSEIAAGRLTEKLAPLQSGIGSVANAVLHGMIDSEFKNLEVYSEVLQDAVFDLIDAGKVDFASCCSITLSEPKMKQVFSEFDQYRDKIIMRPQEISNHPEIVRRLGLISINTALEFDMYGNVNSTHVSGTKMMNGIGGSGDFARNARLAIFVTKSTAKDGKISSVVPFASHVDHTEHDVDVVVTEQGYADLRGLAPRQRVEVIIENCVHPDYRPQMREYYEEALTRGGQTPHVLEKAFSWHESLAKNGTMLVKKEQLV, from the coding sequence ATGGAAAAGAAACTTGAGCGAATCAAAGCGGCAGAATTGCAGGACCGGGTTGTTACAGCGCAGGAAGCGGCAGCGTGGATTCAAGATGGCATGACACTCGGACTTAGCGGATTTACAAGAGCGGGAGATGTGAAAGCGGTTCCTTACGCGCTGGTTGAACGTGCTGAAACGGAAAGCTTCAAAGTCAATGTCTTTACCGGTGCCTCCCTCGGGTCCGATATCGACCGATTGTTCGCAGAAGCGGGCATCGTCAACAAGCGTTTACCGTTCCAAGCAGAACCGGCGATGCGCAAAGCGATCAATGCCGGCGATATGTATTTCGTGGATCATCATTTGTCCCATACAGCGGAATGGATTCGTTCAGGGGTCATCGAGCCAATCGACTTCGCGATCGTCGAAGCTTTGTCGATCACAGAAGACGGCATGATCATCCCGACGACTTCTGTCGGCAACTCATCCGTTTTCGTCAAACACGCGAAAAACATCATCGTGGAAATCAATGCGGCCCAGCCTGAACTGTTTGAAGGCATCCATGATATTTACGACACCGGCAAACAAGGCGAGCGCGACCCGATCCCGTTGACTTCCGTGGACCAGCGCATCGGAACAAAAGGCATCCCGGTCGACATGGAGCGCGTGCGCGGCATCGTCTTTACGCATCAGGAAGATTCCCCGTCGAACATCGTAGCGCCGGATGAAGACACGAAAATCATGGCTGACCATCTGCTGAACTTTTTCCGCAGTGAAATTGCAGCCGGCCGTTTGACAGAAAAACTGGCTCCGCTTCAATCCGGCATCGGCTCTGTCGCCAATGCCGTGCTTCACGGCATGATCGATTCGGAATTCAAAAACCTGGAAGTCTATTCGGAAGTGCTCCAAGACGCAGTCTTCGATTTGATAGATGCCGGCAAAGTGGATTTCGCTTCTTGCTGTTCAATTACATTGTCTGAGCCGAAAATGAAGCAAGTGTTTAGCGAGTTCGACCAATACCGCGACAAGATCATCATGCGCCCGCAGGAAATCTCGAACCATCCCGAAATCGTGCGCCGGCTCGGCTTGATCTCAATCAATACAGCGCTTGAATTCGATATGTACGGAAACGTCAACTCGACGCATGTCTCCGGTACGAAAATGATGAACGGCATCGGAGGTTCAGGAGACTTTGCCCGCAACGCGCGCCTCGCTATCTTCGTCACGAAATCAACCGCAAAAGACGGCAAGATTTCGAGTGTAGTGCCATTCGCATCACATGTCGACCATACCGAGCACGATGTCGATGTAGTCGTCACCGAGCAAGGCTATGCCGACCTTCGCGGACTGGCGCCGCGCCAGCGCGTGGAAGTCATCATCGAAAACTGCGTCCACCCGGACTACCGCCCGCAAATGCGCGAGTATTACGAAGAAGCGCTGACACGCGGAGGCCAGACGCCGCACGTCTTAGAGAAAGCTTTCTCATGGCACGAATCATTAGCCAAAAACGGCACGATGCTCGTGAAAAAAGAGCAATTGGTCTAA
- a CDS encoding acetyl-CoA hydrolase/transferase family protein: MDQRLERIKLTALQERIVSAEQAASWIKDGMAVGLSGFTRAGDAKAVPNALVKRAHEEPFQIDVYTGASLGSGIDGRFAQAGIVRKRAPYQSDSLMRSAINSGKVQFVDHHLSQTAEWVRGGVAGPLDFAIIEALGITQDGLLIPTTSVGNSMVFAHHAKQIIIEINTAQLLELEGLHDCYEPQAVGSRQPIPLVSPRDRIGTKGISVDTSKVKGIVWNDQADSPSPIEPPDAETDIMAGHLLAFLRGEVQAGRLNQNLPPLQSGVGSVANAVLHGLLDSEFEGLELYSEVLQDAVFDLLDSGKALFASGSAITLSQPYMERIYQNFGRYRDRLVLRPQEISNHPEIIRRLGLVSINTALEFDLYGNVNSTHVSGTKMMNGIGGSGDFGRNAQLAIFVTKSTAKNGRISCIVPFASHIDHTEHDVDVLVTEHGFADIRNLAPRERAERILANCVHPEYRPQLQDYFNRAIAQGGHTPHVLDEALSWHAKYMRDGTMLKKSP, from the coding sequence ATGGATCAACGACTCGAACGAATCAAGTTAACAGCTCTGCAAGAACGGATAGTTAGTGCTGAACAGGCAGCCTCCTGGATAAAGGATGGCATGGCGGTCGGGCTCAGCGGATTCACGCGCGCAGGCGATGCCAAGGCCGTGCCAAATGCCTTGGTAAAGCGCGCGCATGAAGAGCCGTTTCAAATCGATGTCTATACCGGCGCATCGCTCGGTTCCGGAATCGATGGCCGCTTCGCACAGGCGGGCATCGTCCGAAAACGTGCGCCGTATCAATCTGATTCTTTGATGCGTTCTGCAATCAATTCGGGAAAGGTTCAGTTTGTCGATCATCATTTATCTCAAACAGCGGAATGGGTCAGGGGGGGAGTTGCGGGCCCGCTTGATTTTGCCATCATCGAAGCGCTTGGCATCACGCAGGACGGCTTGTTGATTCCGACTACTTCCGTCGGCAACTCGATGGTATTCGCCCACCATGCGAAGCAGATCATTATCGAGATCAATACCGCACAACTGCTGGAATTGGAAGGGCTCCACGATTGCTACGAACCGCAAGCGGTCGGATCGAGACAACCGATTCCGCTCGTCTCGCCGCGGGACCGCATCGGCACAAAAGGCATTTCGGTCGATACTTCGAAAGTCAAAGGCATCGTCTGGAACGATCAAGCGGATTCGCCCTCACCGATCGAGCCGCCGGATGCGGAAACGGATATCATGGCAGGCCACTTGCTTGCATTTTTGCGCGGCGAAGTTCAAGCTGGCCGCCTGAACCAAAACCTGCCACCGCTTCAATCAGGTGTCGGGTCCGTTGCGAACGCAGTGTTGCATGGCCTCCTCGATTCGGAATTCGAAGGGCTGGAACTGTATTCTGAAGTGCTGCAAGATGCGGTGTTCGATTTGCTCGATTCCGGCAAAGCGTTATTCGCTTCCGGGTCGGCAATCACTTTATCGCAGCCTTATATGGAAAGAATTTATCAAAACTTCGGCCGCTACCGGGATCGACTGGTGCTGAGGCCGCAGGAAATCTCCAATCACCCAGAAATCATTCGGCGTCTGGGGCTCGTTTCGATCAACACCGCCTTGGAATTCGATTTATACGGCAATGTCAACTCGACCCATGTCTCAGGAACCAAAATGATGAACGGCATCGGCGGTTCGGGGGATTTCGGCCGCAACGCGCAGCTCGCCATTTTCGTCACCAAATCCACCGCCAAGAATGGGCGGATTTCCTGTATCGTGCCGTTCGCTTCACATATCGACCATACGGAACATGATGTAGACGTATTGGTTACGGAACACGGCTTTGCCGATATCCGCAATCTGGCGCCCCGTGAACGGGCGGAGCGGATCCTCGCGAATTGCGTCCACCCGGAGTATCGCCCGCAACTGCAGGATTATTTCAATAGGGCAATTGCTCAAGGCGGGCATACGCCGCATGTCCTCGATGAAGCTTTATCGTGGCACGCAAAATACATGCGCGACGGAACGATGTTAAAGAAATCGCCATAA
- a CDS encoding carbohydrate ABC transporter permease, giving the protein MAKTKSAMRRKETMYGYIFVMPWIIGFLAFTAGPLLFSLFASFTDYNITTQMDFVGAENYQGLFTEDGLFWTSLWNTLYYVLFSVPLTTMGAIFLSALLNQDVPGIRVFRTLYYLPAVLSGVGVYLLWMQLLDPGTGMINLILGWFGIDGPNWLFDPEWTKPSLIFMKLWSVGGAMLLYLASMQGVSKTLYEAAEIDGANTFRQFFHITLPMITPVIFFDVVTSLIGGFQIFQEAYVMSSNGEGGPANSLLFYNLYMWRQAFENFNMGYAMAMSWILFIIVFILTMINLKLAPRWVHYEGGDNR; this is encoded by the coding sequence TTGGCTAAAACAAAGTCGGCTATGCGGCGGAAAGAAACGATGTACGGTTATATTTTCGTCATGCCGTGGATCATCGGGTTTCTTGCTTTTACGGCAGGTCCCCTGCTCTTTTCACTGTTCGCAAGTTTTACCGATTACAACATTACAACCCAGATGGACTTTGTCGGAGCTGAAAACTATCAAGGGCTCTTCACCGAAGACGGTTTGTTTTGGACATCCCTTTGGAACACTTTGTACTATGTGCTATTTTCCGTCCCATTGACGACAATGGGCGCGATTTTCCTGTCGGCACTCCTGAACCAGGACGTTCCGGGCATCCGCGTATTCCGCACACTGTACTATTTGCCTGCGGTGCTGTCGGGGGTCGGCGTTTACCTATTGTGGATGCAATTGCTCGATCCAGGCACGGGAATGATCAATTTAATACTCGGATGGTTCGGCATCGACGGGCCCAACTGGCTATTCGATCCCGAGTGGACCAAACCTTCTTTAATCTTCATGAAGCTGTGGAGTGTCGGCGGTGCGATGCTCTTGTATCTCGCCAGCATGCAAGGCGTTTCCAAGACTTTGTATGAAGCGGCGGAAATCGATGGCGCCAATACATTCCGCCAGTTTTTCCATATCACCTTGCCGATGATCACACCGGTCATTTTCTTCGATGTGGTGACCAGCCTGATCGGTGGCTTCCAGATTTTCCAGGAAGCTTACGTCATGTCGAGCAACGGCGAAGGCGGCCCGGCGAATTCCTTGTTGTTCTATAACCTATATATGTGGCGCCAGGCCTTTGAGAACTTCAATATGGGCTACGCAATGGCCATGTCCTGGATTCTGTTCATCATCGTATTTATCCTGACTATGATCAACTTGAAGCTCGCTCCGCGCTGGGTCCATTACGAGGGAGGCGATAATCGATGA
- a CDS encoding VOC family protein, producing the protein MAAITHVGLAVPDLDKAITWYRKVFDFHILAGPFDFDADTEGPESMTNDLQGPEIRKMRNVHLMSSDGFGIELFEFQDPSFSEEPPRRAGFFHIALVVDDIVETIERVVQHGGRQRSKMWNINKGKPHYLVYTEDPFGNIIELYSRNTSEMYGNR; encoded by the coding sequence ATGGCAGCAATTACGCATGTGGGGCTGGCGGTCCCCGATTTAGACAAGGCAATTACATGGTACCGAAAAGTATTCGATTTTCATATTTTGGCGGGGCCATTTGATTTTGATGCCGATACGGAAGGGCCAGAATCCATGACGAACGATCTGCAAGGCCCGGAAATCCGCAAAATGCGCAATGTCCATCTTATGTCTTCCGACGGCTTCGGCATCGAATTATTCGAATTTCAGGACCCTTCTTTTTCTGAAGAGCCGCCGCGGCGTGCAGGATTTTTCCATATTGCCTTGGTAGTCGATGACATCGTCGAAACGATTGAACGCGTCGTCCAGCACGGCGGGCGCCAACGCAGCAAAATGTGGAACATCAATAAAGGCAAACCGCATTATCTCGTCTATACTGAAGATCCGTTCGGCAACATCATTGAATTGTATTCACGCAACACATCAGAAATGTATGGCAATCGTTGA
- the rlmN gene encoding 23S rRNA (adenine(2503)-C(2))-methyltransferase RlmN produces MKNSIYGLTIEQLKDWFVENGQKKYRAEQVWDWLYIKRVTEFSEMKNLSKDCIELLENSFAIRTLDQAVKQESSDGTIKFLFRLQDGNLIETVLMRFKYGNSVCVTTQVGCNIGCSFCASGLLKKSRDLNAGEIVEQIMQVQAHFDAEQKEERVSHIVVMGIGEPFDNYTNLMDFLHVVNSQKGLAIGARHITVSTSGIVPKIYDYADEGLQVNLAISIHAPTNELRSRIMKINKAYPVEKLMDSIDYYLEKSNRRITFEYIMLRDVNDHVEEANKLAKLLENKRHLSYVNLIPYNSVDEHDQYQQSTPEAISAFYDALKKKGINCGVRHEQGADIDAACGQLRSKQIKKEKKPATV; encoded by the coding sequence ATGAAAAATTCCATCTATGGATTGACGATAGAACAATTGAAAGATTGGTTTGTAGAAAATGGCCAAAAGAAATACCGCGCGGAACAAGTGTGGGATTGGCTTTACATTAAACGTGTCACTGAATTCTCGGAGATGAAGAACTTATCGAAGGATTGCATCGAGCTTTTGGAAAACAGTTTTGCGATCCGTACATTGGACCAGGCAGTCAAGCAAGAATCGTCTGATGGCACCATTAAATTCCTTTTCCGTTTGCAAGATGGCAACTTGATCGAAACAGTTCTTATGCGCTTTAAATACGGCAACTCGGTCTGTGTAACGACACAAGTCGGCTGCAACATCGGCTGCAGTTTCTGCGCAAGTGGCCTATTGAAGAAGAGCCGTGACTTGAACGCGGGTGAAATCGTCGAGCAGATTATGCAAGTGCAGGCGCATTTCGATGCGGAACAAAAAGAAGAGCGCGTCAGCCACATCGTCGTTATGGGCATCGGCGAACCGTTCGACAACTACACAAACTTGATGGACTTCCTCCACGTTGTGAACTCCCAAAAAGGGTTGGCAATCGGAGCGCGCCACATCACGGTTTCCACAAGCGGCATCGTGCCGAAGATTTACGATTATGCGGATGAAGGCTTGCAAGTCAACTTGGCGATTTCTATCCACGCCCCGACGAACGAATTGCGTTCACGCATCATGAAGATCAACAAAGCTTATCCGGTTGAAAAATTGATGGACTCCATCGATTATTACTTGGAAAAATCGAACCGCCGCATCACGTTCGAATACATCATGCTGCGTGACGTCAACGACCATGTCGAAGAAGCGAACAAGCTGGCGAAATTGCTTGAAAACAAGCGTCACTTATCTTACGTCAACTTGATTCCTTACAACTCGGTTGATGAGCACGACCAATACCAGCAAAGCACGCCTGAAGCCATCAGTGCATTCTATGATGCATTGAAGAAAAAAGGCATCAATTGCGGTGTCCGCCACGAACAAGGCGCAGACATCGATGCTGCTTGCGGACAGCTACGCAGCAAGCAGATCAAAAAAGAGAAAAAACCGGCAACGGTCTAA